The sequence below is a genomic window from Fusobacterium varium.
AAACTTATTAAGATACTAATCACTTTATGCTTATTTAATTTATCATTTTTTGTCATAATATGGCTTAAAATAATATTTACAAAAGGAGTTGTCCCCATTATTATAGATGAAATAGCTCCATCAACTAAGTTTACCCCTATATAAAATGCTGCATACCCTAAAAAGATATTTACTAAAGTCAATAGTGTAAATAGCTTGCTATTTTTTCTTACCTCTTCCCACATGCCTTTATGCCAAGTATATACCAAAAGTATTATCCCTACTGATGTAAATCTCAATCCAGCAAAGTTCATCGGTGTCATATCATAACTCAAACCTGTTTTAATTACAGGGTTTACTATTGCCCATAAAATTGATGCAAGTATTGCATAAAGCAAACCTTTTTTCTTAAACATTTTTTTATTCCCCCTTTAATTTTTATACATTTTTATATTTTAACCTAATTATCAGAATATGGCAACTTTAAAAATCTTTTTGTAGTTCCATATATGAAAAAAGCATAGTCAAACGACTATGCTTTCTACTATATTTATATATAAAACATCTTGGGGAAAGATTTATTTATGTATTTATAATAATCTTTTCTTGTGTCAAAAATGTTACAATTTTTTTTAATTATTATATTAATAATCAAATTGTCTGTAATATCTTCTGATATCTAAGCTATGTTTTGTATTATCTTCAAAATGGAAAGCCATACGATCAACTAACACAGTAGATGCAATTGTTGGTGCAATTATCCAACGATATTTTTCATCAATACCTTTTAATTCAAAGTCTTGTGTATCAATTACTGTTAATTTATCTGTATAATTTCTTAAGAATTTCTCTGCTCTTTCATCTAACACACGAGTTTTTCCAGCACCTTTTACTAAGAATACACAAACATCTTTTTCTACAATCTCAAGAGTTCCATGGAAAAATTCAGCACTTGTTACTGACTTAGTTCTAATCCATTGCATCTCTTCTAATAGACACATTGAGAATAGGTAAGTTTCTCCCCAAACTTCTCCTCCACCTACCCAAATCATATATGGTTCATTGTAGTATTTTTTACCTGCTTCTTTTGCAATTGGATCAAATTTATATTTTGCTTCTAATAGATTTTCTGGTAGTGTCATTAATTGATCTGCAAATTCATCATAATCATCAAAATCTCCATTGTTTTTCATCAATCTAAAGAATAACCAGAATAATAACATGTATTCATATTCTACTCCATTTTCATGTCTCATAGGAATTGTATAATCAGAGTTTTTAGCTAGTGGAGATTCTGGATTTTTAGTACAACAAATAACTCTTATTCCATTTTCTTTACAATGTTTTGCTATTGCTACTGTTTCTTTTGTATCTCCAGATTTTGATAGTGTAATTACTATTGAATCTTTTGATAATGATTTATGCCCTCTATTTAATAATTCAGCTGCTTGCTCTACAAATACAGGCTTTTCAGTTACTTGTTTTGCCATTTCTCCCATAGCTAACATTGGAGCTAAACTTCCACCTACAGCTGTAAAAAATATATTTTTATATCCTTGTTTTGATACTTCATCTGCTACTTTTTCAGCTATTGGACGAGCCTCTCTTATTAGATCAGCACTTGTTCTATATTCCTTTTCATTAAATTTTAACATTTCAGCATATTTTGACATTTTCTTCCTCCTTAAATTTATTTTATATTTTTAAATTTTACTTTTTAAAACTTTATCAAAATCATCAAAAATTCTAATACCTAAATTTATTCCTTTAAAAGTAGCTATTTTATAACTCATTAATTGAATTGGAACAACCAATAACAATAATACTAAGTGTTCATCAATTTTTTCTTCTAAAGAAATATTTATATCCCCATTATTTAGCCCAATTAAAATTGACTTTTTAATATAAGAGTCCATATACTCTCTTAAATTTTTCATCCTATTTTTTAATTTCCCATCGTTTTCTAAATAAAATATAATATGATTTTTATTAGCTTCTAAATATGGTCCATGCATATAAGCTTCTAATTCAAATCCTTGTGATGGACATCTAACAGTCTCAGTAAATTTTGTCTCAAACTCTTTTGCTACTCCTAAAGCTCCACCATATCCTATTGCAACAAATCTATCTGTTGCTTTTAAAATCTCTTTAT
It includes:
- a CDS encoding SIS domain-containing protein, translated to MLKFNEKEYRTSADLIREARPIAEKVADEVSKQGYKNIFFTAVGGSLAPMLAMGEMAKQVTEKPVFVEQAAELLNRGHKSLSKDSIVITLSKSGDTKETVAIAKHCKENGIRVICCTKNPESPLAKNSDYTIPMRHENGVEYEYMLLFWLFFRLMKNNGDFDDYDEFADQLMTLPENLLEAKYKFDPIAKEAGKKYYNEPYMIWVGGGEVWGETYLFSMCLLEEMQWIRTKSVTSAEFFHGTLEIVEKDVCVFLVKGAGKTRVLDERAEKFLRNYTDKLTVIDTQDFELKGIDEKYRWIIAPTIASTVLVDRMAFHFEDNTKHSLDIRRYYRQFDY